In one Bartonella grahamii subsp. shimonis genomic region, the following are encoded:
- a CDS encoding efflux transporter outer membrane subunit, giving the protein MYIRNLKWGASCGLLSSVLLCLLLSGCMVGPNYQKTSFRVPAVWGEKSEQTAGRPVALAGWWRRLNDPILDALMDYAISGNNNVAVAKARVREARAGLGQVVGTLLPNVSNSVSGTRSRSGQSDALLNQYHSGFDASWELDFFGGHKRAVEAARYGLDAAVEDMRATMVTLLGDVATNYVQMRGWQQKLLIVRQIAVSQRKTYELMRARLTAGDVSELDVSNAQAQMANTEADISQMEANLAMSIHRLSVLTGCVPTALKDLLQKNAKHAKIPQPHWPIPAGIPADILLTRPDLRRAERQYAQATARIGQREADRYPSLTLTGNISTAATAIDQLWKNSTIGWSFGPGLRFPFFNGGQVEASIAVARAQRDQAFITYRAAVLGALEDVENALVRLTKEHQRLEKLIVANKASLHSLKLSRSLFENGNTSFLELLNADRSYYSAQMALKDSRVSLVTQYITLMKALGGGWDGVVDVSRPEVVDGAPHSRAKVGK; this is encoded by the coding sequence ATGTATATCAGAAATCTCAAATGGGGCGCTTCTTGTGGATTACTTTCTAGTGTCTTGTTGTGTTTGCTTTTGTCAGGATGTATGGTTGGTCCTAATTACCAGAAAACATCTTTTCGTGTTCCTGCAGTTTGGGGGGAAAAATCTGAACAGACTGCAGGGAGGCCAGTTGCGCTTGCCGGATGGTGGCGGCGTTTGAATGATCCTATTCTAGATGCATTAATGGATTATGCGATTTCTGGAAATAATAATGTTGCTGTTGCTAAAGCCCGGGTACGTGAAGCGCGTGCGGGTTTAGGACAGGTTGTGGGAACTCTTTTGCCAAATGTGTCCAATTCAGTTTCAGGAACCCGTAGTCGTTCTGGACAGTCTGATGCATTGTTAAACCAATATCATAGTGGTTTTGATGCAAGCTGGGAGCTTGATTTTTTTGGTGGGCATAAACGAGCGGTTGAAGCAGCGCGTTATGGTCTTGATGCGGCTGTGGAAGATATGCGCGCTACCATGGTGACATTGCTAGGAGATGTGGCAACAAATTATGTGCAAATGCGTGGTTGGCAACAGAAATTGTTGATTGTGCGGCAAATTGCTGTATCACAACGTAAAACCTATGAACTGATGCGTGCTAGATTAACAGCTGGTGATGTTTCTGAGCTTGATGTTTCAAATGCGCAAGCACAAATGGCAAATACAGAAGCGGATATATCACAGATGGAAGCGAATTTGGCAATGAGCATTCATCGCCTTTCTGTCTTAACTGGTTGTGTGCCTACGGCATTGAAGGATCTTTTACAAAAAAATGCTAAGCATGCAAAGATTCCACAACCACACTGGCCGATACCAGCAGGAATTCCAGCCGATATTTTGTTAACACGTCCGGATTTGCGACGGGCAGAGCGTCAATACGCGCAAGCGACAGCGCGGATTGGTCAACGTGAAGCAGATCGCTATCCATCACTTACTTTAACAGGTAATATTTCGACAGCAGCAACGGCAATTGATCAGTTATGGAAAAATTCAACGATTGGCTGGTCTTTTGGACCTGGTTTGCGTTTTCCTTTTTTTAATGGAGGTCAGGTCGAGGCTTCTATTGCGGTAGCGCGTGCACAGCGTGATCAAGCTTTTATTACTTATCGGGCTGCTGTGTTGGGAGCTTTAGAAGATGTAGAAAATGCGCTTGTAAGATTAACTAAAGAACATCAACGTTTAGAAAAGCTAATCGTTGCGAATAAAGCTTCTCTTCATTCCTTAAAACTTTCACGGAGCCTTTTTGAGAATGGAAATACTAGTTTTCTTGAATTGTTAAATGCTGATCGCTCTTATTATTCTGCACAAATGGCACTTAAAGATAGCCGTGTTTCTTTGGTTACGCAATATATCACGTTGATGAAAGCATTGGGGGGGGGCTGGGATGGCGTTGTTGATGTATCACGTCCGGAAGTCGTTGATGGTGCACCTCATTCGCGTGCAAAGGTAGGGAAATGA
- a CDS encoding MacB family efflux pump subunit translates to MNTNQADAVLVLENIVRKFPAGETFVTVLKDINLTIKRGEMVAIVGASGSGKSTLMNILGCLDRATSGRYWIAGKETASLSADELSALRRNHFGFIFQRYHLLNELTALGNVEIPAIYAGCAVEARKKRAQDLLTRLGMGDRVNHRPNQLSGGQQQRVSIARALMNNAEVILADEPTGALDKHSGQEVLRILDELHKEGRTIIIVTHDMQVAKRAERIIEISDGEIVADSMTKVAKKKAAGAKIKTDSQSFYEKQKLKVKQQLGSFRSFVERFREAFVMALLAMNAHRMRTFLTMLGVIIGIGAIIAMVALGNGTREKILENFKSLGANTLTILPGKSFSDPQAEKITSLVEADAEALSGLPYVSGVTPQISASSKVRFGAVEVNAVIVGVGEQFFQTQGLKVFKGQFFDQKSVRDRAVDLVIEKEALSVLFPHSHESPLGKVVHVGNVPARIIGVVDSQNQANGNTSNTLRLYLPYTTVQTRFLGTTEVRAITVRIADNVDSHLAENMVKRFLIMRHGGEDFFIRNSEFFRERIMESTHILTLLISSIAAISLIVGGIGVMNIMLVTVSERINEIGVRMAVGARQSDILQQFLIEAILVCVIGGGLGILFGLSIGGLFLLFKAPIHLVYTIESMILSLTFSTLIGICFGFSPARQASRLDPVVALSRD, encoded by the coding sequence ATGAACACAAACCAAGCAGATGCTGTCCTTGTGTTGGAAAATATTGTACGTAAATTTCCTGCGGGCGAAACATTTGTTACTGTTTTAAAGGACATCAATCTTACCATTAAGCGCGGTGAAATGGTAGCGATTGTGGGAGCTTCTGGTTCAGGAAAATCCACATTGATGAATATCTTAGGCTGTCTTGATCGGGCAACTTCTGGTCGTTATTGGATTGCAGGGAAAGAAACAGCCTCCCTTTCAGCTGATGAATTGTCGGCTTTGCGGCGCAATCATTTTGGTTTTATTTTCCAGCGCTATCATTTGTTGAATGAATTGACCGCTCTTGGGAATGTTGAAATTCCGGCTATTTATGCAGGATGTGCCGTGGAAGCAAGGAAAAAGCGTGCACAAGATCTTTTAACGCGCTTGGGTATGGGCGATCGGGTGAATCATCGTCCAAATCAACTCTCAGGCGGTCAGCAACAACGGGTGTCTATTGCTCGTGCTCTCATGAATAATGCGGAGGTTATTCTTGCTGATGAACCAACCGGTGCATTAGATAAACACAGTGGACAAGAAGTGTTGCGTATTTTAGATGAGCTTCATAAAGAAGGGCGTACTATTATCATTGTAACCCACGATATGCAGGTGGCTAAAAGAGCTGAGCGTATTATTGAAATCAGTGATGGAGAAATTGTTGCTGACAGTATGACAAAGGTTGCAAAGAAAAAGGCAGCGGGGGCAAAAATAAAAACGGATAGTCAATCTTTTTATGAAAAACAGAAACTAAAGGTTAAACAACAGCTTGGCTCTTTTCGGTCTTTTGTTGAGCGGTTTCGTGAGGCATTTGTTATGGCGTTGTTGGCAATGAATGCACACCGGATGCGGACTTTTTTAACAATGCTTGGGGTGATTATCGGTATTGGAGCAATTATTGCCATGGTCGCTTTGGGAAATGGTACACGAGAGAAAATTTTGGAAAATTTTAAAAGCTTGGGTGCTAATACATTAACAATTTTACCTGGCAAAAGTTTTTCTGATCCACAAGCAGAGAAAATAACAAGTCTTGTTGAAGCTGATGCAGAAGCCTTGTCTGGGTTACCTTACGTTTCTGGTGTAACACCTCAGATTTCAGCAAGCTCGAAAGTGCGTTTTGGCGCAGTTGAAGTCAATGCCGTCATTGTGGGGGTGGGAGAGCAATTCTTTCAGACACAGGGGCTTAAAGTTTTCAAAGGACAGTTTTTTGATCAAAAAAGTGTGCGTGATCGGGCAGTTGATCTCGTGATTGAGAAAGAAGCATTGTCTGTTCTGTTTCCCCATAGCCATGAAAGTCCCCTTGGCAAAGTGGTGCATGTGGGTAATGTTCCAGCGCGTATTATTGGTGTTGTTGATTCGCAAAATCAGGCAAATGGAAACACATCAAATACATTACGGCTTTATTTGCCCTATACAACAGTGCAAACGCGTTTTCTTGGCACAACAGAAGTTCGTGCGATTACCGTTAGGATTGCTGATAATGTCGATTCACATTTAGCGGAAAACATGGTGAAACGTTTTCTCATTATGCGGCATGGTGGAGAAGATTTTTTCATTAGAAATTCAGAATTTTTTCGTGAACGTATCATGGAGAGTACACATATCTTAACACTTTTAATTTCTTCAATTGCAGCTATTTCGTTGATTGTGGGGGGTATTGGTGTGATGAATATTATGCTAGTCACCGTTTCTGAGCGGATCAATGAAATTGGTGTGCGTATGGCAGTTGGTGCGCGTCAGAGTGATATTTTGCAGCAATTTTTAATTGAAGCGATTTTGGTTTGTGTCATTGGTGGTGGTTTGGGGATTCTGTTTGGACTTTCTATCGGTGGTTTGTTTCTTTTGTTTAAAGCGCCTATCCACTTGGTTTATACGATTGAGTCGATGATCCTTTCTCTTACTTTTTCCACTCTCATTGGAATATGTTTTGGCTTTTCACCAGCACGGCAAGCTTCACGGCTTGATCCTGTTGTTGCTCTCTCACGCGATTAG
- a CDS encoding efflux RND transporter periplasmic adaptor subunit: protein MKKSLLKNFITKHKKLSFFLTAIFLLLLFLWLRSVVFGTSSPTYITAVVKRGDIEESVLASGLVRPYRLVAVGARATGRVVSMRVSPGSVVKEGDLLAEIDPTDQENDLKRKKAALSHYYASLVEQEAYLSLAQKNLARQKKMIESRAVSRANLDDAATQVKIREAQIAQLQQQIVQAQIDVDSAEVNLGYTRITAPSAGTVLATVVEEGQNVNAVQSAPTIVILGDLSKMTIKAQISEADVLKVQAGQPLYFTVLGNSQRRYEGVLEKVEPAPEEIRADVSINPGVVGGSSALISSAIYYNGILHVDNADNFLRTYMTAQVHIILGRAQNVLLVPSDALRDETKEHKAWVSVLEGGNKVVTKQVSVGLNNKVMAEIVSGLNEGDVVITGSPDGVMPEPSEVHSEDEI, encoded by the coding sequence ATGAAAAAAAGTTTACTCAAAAATTTCATTACAAAACACAAAAAACTTTCCTTCTTTTTAACTGCTATATTCCTTCTTCTCTTGTTTTTATGGTTGCGTTCTGTTGTTTTTGGAACATCTAGCCCAACTTATATAACAGCGGTGGTAAAGCGTGGGGATATTGAGGAAAGTGTTTTAGCTTCTGGTCTTGTACGTCCTTATCGGTTGGTGGCTGTTGGTGCGCGTGCAACAGGGCGTGTGGTGTCAATGCGCGTTTCTCCTGGGAGTGTTGTGAAAGAAGGCGATCTTTTGGCAGAAATTGATCCTACAGATCAGGAAAATGATTTAAAAAGAAAAAAAGCAGCATTGTCGCATTATTATGCCAGTCTAGTAGAACAAGAAGCCTATCTTTCTCTTGCACAGAAAAATTTAGCACGTCAGAAAAAAATGATCGAGTCACGTGCGGTTTCACGAGCTAATCTCGATGATGCTGCGACACAAGTAAAAATACGTGAGGCGCAAATTGCTCAACTTCAACAGCAGATTGTGCAAGCACAAATTGATGTGGACAGTGCAGAGGTCAATTTAGGTTATACACGCATCACTGCCCCTTCAGCGGGAACGGTTTTGGCAACAGTTGTGGAAGAAGGGCAAAATGTGAATGCGGTTCAGTCGGCGCCAACAATTGTTATTTTGGGCGATTTGTCAAAGATGACGATCAAGGCGCAAATCTCAGAAGCTGATGTTCTTAAAGTTCAGGCTGGACAACCACTTTATTTTACAGTTTTAGGGAATTCGCAGCGTCGTTATGAGGGCGTTTTAGAAAAGGTAGAGCCTGCTCCTGAAGAAATTCGTGCTGATGTGAGTATTAATCCTGGGGTGGTGGGTGGTTCTAGTGCTTTAATCTCATCAGCTATTTATTATAATGGAATTCTACATGTTGATAATGCGGACAATTTTTTGCGAACCTATATGACTGCTCAAGTTCATATTATCTTAGGGCGTGCTCAAAATGTCTTGTTGGTTCCAAGTGATGCTTTACGCGATGAGACAAAAGAGCATAAAGCATGGGTTTCTGTTTTGGAGGGGGGGAACAAGGTGGTTACTAAACAGGTGAGCGTTGGGTTGAATAACAAGGTGATGGCAGAGATTGTTTCAGGGCTTAATGAGGGCGATGTCGTTATTACCGGCTCGCCTGATGGGGTGATGCCAGAACCTTCTGAAGTGCATAGTGAAGATGAGATTTAA